One Candidatus Methylomirabilota bacterium genomic window, GGGCTCCCACGTGAGCGAGCCCGCCTGGACCATGCCGCCGAGCCGGTAGGTCTTGCTCGGCGCGGGCGCAGCCAGGAGCTCGCTCGGCGTGACGAAGTAGACGACGGACTGGCTCACGCCCGACCAGATGAGATAGGCGATGGCCGCGGCAATGACGAGGCCGCCGGTCACGAACCTGCCGCGGCGGCTCATGCGCCCTTCCGCCCGCCGCGCGCGGCGAGCCCCTTGGCGCGGCCCGCCAGGCGGCGCCAGTACCCGAGCAGCGCGACGGCCGCCAGGCCGTACGCGGAGAAGACGTAACCCCAGTTATCCGGCATGCATGTCCTCGAGCCGTGCGATCTCCATCATCAGGTAGTCGACCTAGACGAGGAAGAGGGCGTACGAGACATAGAGCCCGTTCTCGAGCGTGGCGCTGCCCTTGGGCGCCACCGTCACAGCGCGGAAAACGGCGGTTACCATCGCAGCGATCCTGCCAGATCGCCAGGGACAGGTCAAATGCGGGTCACTTGCTCGTCAGCACCCACACACCATCCCACGGATCCGGCGGCGGATGGGCGGCGAACTCCCGCGCGCGTTCGGCCATCTTCGCCGGCGGGCCCTGCGGCGGCTCGTCCTTGCCGCTCTGGGCGCCCGCCGCATCCTGCTCCTCGTGCGCCAGAGCCTCCCAGATGGTATACGCGTCGACGAAGCGCATCGCGCGGTAGTGCGCGAGCGCGTCGGCGAAGCGCCGGACCCGATCGATCTGCTCGGGCGTCGCCTTCGCGCGCTCGACGATCGGCTCGAACACCGCGATGGGCGCCTGGCCGCCTTTGACGGTGATCCGGTCCAGCTCGCGCAGCAGAAACTCGTCCTTGGCCAGCTCCGCGGTCGAGGGCCCGATCACCACCTGGCAGCTGAAGAGGGACGGCACGCTTTCGAGCCGCGCCGCCACGTTGACCGTCTCGCCAATACCGGTGTAGTTGTACCGCTTCACCGTGCCGACGTTGCCCACGACGGCAGGACCGGAATTCAGGCCGATCTTGACCGAGAACCCTGTCTCGCCCCTCGCCACGGCCGCATCACGCTCCTGGCGGATCCGGGCGACGGCGGCGAGCGCGCCCCGGATGCCGTTCACCGCGTGTCCCGGGTCCGGTGCCGGGGCGCCCCAGAGGGCCATCACCGCGTCGCCGATGAACTTGTCCACATAGCCCCCGGTGGCGTCCACCTGCTCCACGATGTAGCCGAGGTACTGGTTGGTCAGATGCGTCAAGACCTCCGGCTCGATCTTCCCCGAGAGCGCCGTGAAGCCCGAAAGGTCGGCAAACATCACCGTCATCTCGCGCCGCTCACCCCCGAGCTTCAAGGCTGACGGCTCGTCCGCCAATCGGTCGACGACCGCCGGGGAAAGATAGTGCGAGAAGGCGTGCTGGATCCGCCGGCGCGCGCGGTCCTCAACCAGGTAGCGCACGACATAGGCCACCGCGGGTGCTACCACCAGCGCGGCGAGCGGCAGCGCCAGCGGCAGCCAGAGATCCGCTGCGAGCGCGGCGGTACCCGCGCCCAAGAGCACCGCGCCGATCAACAGCACAGCTCCGGCAGCCAGCCAGGGTGACAGGACCAGCCCCAGCAGAGTCCCGCCCGTGGCCGTCACGGCGGTCAGCCCGGCGACCACGAAGGTCGGGGCCGTCGACGTCACGCGACCGCTCACCACCGCCTCGATCGCAGCCGCGTGAAGGAACATCCCTGGGACGCTGGACGAATCCGGGTCGGAGGCGCCGAGACGTCTTAGGCCGCAGGGGTGGAAC contains:
- a CDS encoding adenylate/guanylate cyclase domain-containing protein codes for the protein MATRRRYRELTCALCALAAVVVAVVVGRPLPLDGQLLDLLVKAREIVFPVEDRPEESPVAVIALDRRSLEAPELARYPRVLMGPFWAAIVDDVFQAGARAVGFDVVFAYSANQFSRNFDVPFLAALHKHRERVVLARTGATLPALPFLAALRNDEGALGTVEITADSDGRRRHVHARYETVRDGALAGLAGALLRRANAPPMPGEVLLAPRRHLERIPAYAVVDVLRCAKQAPDALAWAFAGKIVLVGGTLAEEDRKISSGRFLTPARTDSPPFHPCGLRRLGASDPDSSSVPGMFLHAAAIEAVVSGRVTSTAPTFVVAGLTAVTATGGTLLGLVLSPWLAAGAVLLIGAVLLGAGTAALAADLWLPLALPLAALVVAPAVAYVVRYLVEDRARRRIQHAFSHYLSPAVVDRLADEPSALKLGGERREMTVMFADLSGFTALSGKIEPEVLTHLTNQYLGYIVEQVDATGGYVDKFIGDAVMALWGAPAPDPGHAVNGIRGALAAVARIRQERDAAVARGETGFSVKIGLNSGPAVVGNVGTVKRYNYTGIGETVNVAARLESVPSLFSCQVVIGPSTAELAKDEFLLRELDRITVKGGQAPIAVFEPIVERAKATPEQIDRVRRFADALAHYRAMRFVDAYTIWEALAHEEQDAAGAQSGKDEPPQGPPAKMAERAREFAAHPPPDPWDGVWVLTSK